In the genome of Brienomyrus brachyistius isolate T26 chromosome 17, BBRACH_0.4, whole genome shotgun sequence, one region contains:
- the hspa13 gene encoding heat shock 70 kDa protein 13, translating into MAGEMSILGSAILALLLAGYLGQQYLPPPKPKVIGLDLGTTFCSVGVFHAGTGDVEVIGDQEGRKSIPSVVSFTATDIHAGYEGQELADNNPHNTIYDAKRFIGKIFEPEGLEEESSRYQFKVLYNNGSAEFLVSTNRTFTVSPEFISFQLLRKMKKMAEKHLGVVVEKAVISVPAEFDERQRNYTIKAARLAGLEILRVINEPTAAAMAYGLHKVDVSNVLVVDLGGGTLDVSLLNKQGGMFLTRAMAGNNKLGGQDFSQRLLRHTMERIQQEHGTPPTRKEDIHRLRQAVEAAKLNLTFQPSVVLRIPLHLETGEDPELSTPVVFEELITRDLFEELNADLFQKILVPVERVLAEGHLHKEEVDEIVLVGGSTRIPRVRQLISEYFSKDPNTSVDPDLAVVTGVAIQAGIMGGSWPLQVSAIEVPNKHLRKTNFS; encoded by the exons ATGGCTGGAGAAATGTCAATACTGG GATCAGCTATTCTAGCGCTTCTCCTCGCCGGTTACCTTGGTCAGCAGTACCTGCCTCCCCCAAAGCCTAAGGTGATCGGTTTGGACTTGGGGACCACGTTCTGCTCCGTGGGAGTTTTCCACGCAGGGACCGGCGACGTGGAGGTCATCGGCGACCAGGAGGGCCGGAAGAGCATTCCCAGTGTGGTATCGTTCACCGCCACGGACATTCACGCAGGCTACGAGGGGCAGGAGCTAGCGGACAACAATCCCCACAACACCATTTATGATGCCAAGCGGTTCATTGGGAAAATTTTTGAGCCCGAGGGCTTGGAAGAAGAAAGTTCCCGTTATCAATTCAAG GTGTTGTACAACAACggaagtgcagaatttttagtTTCGACCAATCGCACATTCACAGTGAGCCCAGAATTCATTAGTTTCCAGCTCTTGCGGAAGATGAAGAAGATGGCTGAGAAACACCTAGGTGTGGTAGTCGAAAAGGCGGTCATCTCTGTGCCAGCAGAGTTTGACGAGCGGCAAAGGAACTATACCATCAAGGCTGCCCGTTTGGCTG GGCTGGAGATCCTGCGGGTGATCAATGAGCCGACTGCAGCAGCCATGGCGTACGGGCTGCACAAGGTGGACGTGTCTAACGTGCTGGTGGTGGACCTGGGGGGAGGGACGCTGGATGTGTCTTTGCTGAACAAGCAAGGGGGGATGTTTCTCACCAGGGCCATGGCAG GGAACAACAAGCTTGGGGGACAGGACTTCAGTCAAAGGCTGTTGCGACATACCATGGAGAGGATCCAGCAGGAACACGGCACTCCACCCACGAGAAAAGAGGACATCCACCGCCTGCGGCAAGCCGTGGAGGCTGCCAAGCTCAACCTCACCTTCCAGCCAAGCGTCGTGCTGAGGATCCCGTTGCACCTGGAGACCGGGGAGGACCCAGAACTCAGTACACCGGTGGTATTTGAGGAGCTGATTACCAGGGATCTTTTCGAGGAACTCAACGCCGACCTTTTCCAGAAGATACTTGTGCCAGTGGAGAGAGTGTTGGCAGAGGGTCATCTCCACAAGGAGGAGGTGGATGAGATAGTGCTAGTTGGAGGCTCGACCCGCATCCCCCGTGTCCGGCAGCTCATCAGCGAGTACTTCAGCAAGGACCCCAATACCTCGGTGGACCCAGACTTGGCCGTGGTCACAGGTGTGGCCATCCAGGCAGGAATCATGGGAGGCTCCTGGCCTTTGCAAGTCAGCGCCATTGAGGTCCCGAACAAACACCTGCGCAAGACGAACTTTAgctga
- the LOC125711920 gene encoding SAM domain-containing protein SAMSN-1-like — protein MLQRKSSNVSDKAKNSKPKRSTSFGKFEAFKHHPSPVKTEDECTGERDEKSGDESDQSKAGSLGKKMRAISLTMRMKMYKKHPKASEVTSEDVEGDHEDDVGSHHHSEEQHLKANSVESLNSEQSSSRGVTSGSSPSSNRDSLRHEHDSPYTGNFCGRARVHTNFVPSPYDTDSLKLKEGDIIDIISKTPMGIWSGVLNNKVGTFKFIYVDLIDDTVTEEPKIRRNRRSKRPRPKTLQELLERLNLEEYASSLLLNGYQTVEDLKDLKEKHLIELNVTDSEHRQRLLAAAECLQYSENDNHLESEDAPSDRQKLEPSEYPRDSGCYVSLECSDNGKED, from the exons ATGCTTCAAAGGAAATCATCCAACGTCTCAGACAAAGCAAAAAACAGCAAGCCAAAG CGCTCCACCAGCTTTGGAAAGTTTGAAGCCTTCAAACACCATCCATCCCcagtgaagacagaagatgaaTGTACAGGG GAGCGTGATGAAAAGTCAGGTGACGAGAGTGACCAATCAAAAGCCGGGAGCCTGGGGAAGAAGATGAGGGCCATCTCTCTGACTATGCGGATGAAGATGTACAAAAAGCATCCCAAGGCCTCTGAAGTGACG AGTGAAGACGTAGAAGGAGACCATGAGGACGATGTGGGCAGCCATCATCACTCAGAGGAGCAACATCTGAAGGCCAACTCTGTGGAGAGCCTCAACAGTGAGCAGAGCTCGTCCA GGGGTGTCACCAGCGGATCCAGTCCTTCCAGTAACAGAGACAGCCTAAGACACGAGCATGACAGCCCTTACACAGGGAATTTCTGTGGAAGAGCCAGAGTCCACACCAACTTTGTTCCAAGCCCCTACGACACCGACTCCCTGAAACTGAAG GAGGGTGACATAATTGACATCATCAGCAAAACGCCCATGGGCATATGGTCGGGCGTGCTGAACAATAAAGTCGGCACTTTCAAGTTCATCTACGTTGACCTCATCGATGACACGGTCACCGAAGAGCCAAAGATCAGGCGCAACAGGCGGAGCAAGCGACCGAGGCCGAAGACACTACAGGAGCTGCTGGAACGTCTCAACTTGGAG GAGTACGCCTCATCCTTGCTTCTCAATGGCTACCAGACAGTAGAGGACCTCAAGGACTTGAAGGAGAAACACTTGATAGAGCTGAATGTGACAGATTCAGAACACAGACAGAGGCTTCTAGCTGCAGCGGAGTGTCTACAGTACTCAGAGA ACGACAATCACCTGGAAAGTGAAGACGCCCCATCAgaccgccagaagctggagCCAAGCGAGTACCCGCGGGATTCGGGCTGTTACGTGTCCTTGGAGTGTTCGGATAATGGGAAAGAAGACTGA